One genomic region from Granulicatella adiacens ATCC 49175 encodes:
- the rplA gene encoding 50S ribosomal protein L1, whose translation MAKKSKKYLEAAKKIDSSKAYPVQEAIALAKETDFAKFDASVEVAYRLGLDPKKADQQLRGAVVLPNGTGKTQRVLVFAKGEKAKEAEAAGADYVGDSELAQKIQGGWFEFDVIVATPDMMGEVGRLGRVLGPKGLMPNPKTGTVTMDVTKAVEEIKAGKVTYRVDKAGNIHVPIGKVSFSDEKLVENFKTIHETLLRIKPATVKGQYVRNVAVTTTFGPGVKVDVASL comes from the coding sequence ATGGCAAAGAAAAGCAAAAAATATTTAGAAGCCGCTAAAAAAATCGATTCTTCTAAAGCTTACCCAGTTCAAGAAGCAATCGCATTAGCAAAAGAAACAGATTTCGCTAAATTTGATGCATCTGTAGAAGTTGCATACCGTTTAGGTTTAGATCCAAAGAAAGCTGACCAACAATTACGTGGAGCAGTTGTACTTCCAAACGGAACTGGTAAAACTCAACGCGTATTAGTATTCGCAAAAGGTGAAAAAGCTAAAGAAGCTGAAGCAGCTGGTGCAGACTACGTTGGTGACAGCGAATTAGCTCAAAAAATCCAAGGTGGGTGGTTTGAGTTTGACGTTATCGTTGCAACACCTGACATGATGGGTGAAGTTGGTCGTTTAGGTCGTGTATTAGGACCTAAAGGCTTAATGCCAAACCCTAAAACAGGTACTGTTACAATGGACGTAACTAAAGCTGTTGAAGAAATCAAAGCTGGTAAAGTTACTTACCGTGTTGACAAAGCTGGTAACATCCACGTTCCAATCGGTAAAGTTTCATTCTCAGATGAAAAATTAGTAGAAAACTTCAAAACAATTCACGAAACATTATTACGTATCAAACCTGCTACAGTTAAAGGTCAATACGTACGTAACGTTGCTGTGACAACTACTTTCGGCCCTGGGGTTAAAGTAGACGTAGCTTCTCTATAA
- the rlmB gene encoding 23S rRNA (guanosine(2251)-2'-O)-methyltransferase RlmB produces the protein MARNEYAPKKKSRNGNRSDRGRSERAEKRPRPTREHVERVEAQDVVDFVFGRHAVVEALQTPDRVNRVFIQEGTSGRDAAKVIDLAREKGIQVQTVPKTKIEDLVGNAVHQGLVASIAAYEYADLEDVFKKAEEKGEDPFIVILDGVEDPHNLGSILRTADATGVHGIIIPKRRSASLTATVAKASTGAIEHVPVVRVTNLTQTIEQLKARGVWVFGTDMNGTDYRKWNTKGPLAIVMGNEGKGVSRIVKESVDEMVTIPMVGHVQSLNASVASALMMYEVFRNRSL, from the coding sequence ATGGCACGAAATGAATATGCACCAAAGAAAAAATCAAGAAACGGAAATCGCTCAGACCGTGGGCGTTCAGAGCGCGCTGAGAAGAGACCACGCCCTACTCGGGAACACGTAGAACGTGTTGAAGCTCAGGATGTGGTGGACTTTGTGTTTGGACGCCATGCAGTGGTGGAAGCTTTGCAAACGCCAGACCGCGTGAACCGCGTCTTTATCCAAGAAGGGACGTCTGGAAGAGATGCCGCAAAAGTCATTGACCTCGCACGTGAAAAAGGTATTCAAGTTCAAACCGTTCCGAAGACCAAGATTGAAGATTTGGTTGGGAATGCGGTTCATCAAGGACTTGTGGCTTCGATTGCAGCCTATGAATACGCCGACTTGGAAGATGTCTTCAAGAAAGCCGAAGAAAAAGGGGAGGATCCATTTATCGTCATCTTAGACGGTGTGGAAGATCCGCATAACTTAGGAAGTATTTTACGAACAGCTGATGCAACCGGGGTTCACGGTATTATTATTCCAAAACGCCGTTCCGCTTCACTGACGGCGACCGTTGCCAAAGCCTCAACCGGAGCCATCGAACACGTGCCAGTTGTCCGCGTGACGAATTTGACACAGACCATTGAACAATTGAAGGCTCGTGGCGTATGGGTGTTTGGAACCGATATGAACGGAACCGACTATCGCAAATGGAATACGAAAGGGCCTCTAGCGATTGTGATGGGGAACGAAGGAAAAGGCGTATCTCGAATTGTAAAAGAAAGCGTCGATGAGATGGTTACGATTCCAATGGTCGGGCATGTGCAAAGTCTCAATGCGAGTGTGGCAAGTGCTTTAATGATGTACGAAGTCTTCCGTAATCGTTCGCTATAG
- a CDS encoding alpha/beta fold hydrolase, with translation MKFHEFGDNHNPHIVLIHGGGNSWWNYLRQARLLSDKYHVILPVLDGHGEEYQKEYVSTERSAQELLEYIRKHCDGHVFALGGVSLGGQIVMELLSLDAHIADKVIIDGSLCIPQPKLAKMSIAFVKCFGKLMFGKAACKMQLKLMKKMYPKMAYPEELEHYYLEDMPRLPMKTLVTIYKTYMASYQLKPAISDSSAEVLYIYGEKEMKCVKESAKLFQQMHPNCTLYEAKGYNHGYLSTYLPLEWMELVTPFLERNE, from the coding sequence ATGAAATTTCATGAATTTGGAGATAATCACAATCCTCATATTGTATTAATTCATGGTGGAGGGAATTCATGGTGGAATTATTTGAGACAAGCGAGACTTCTGTCAGATAAATACCATGTGATTTTACCAGTGCTAGATGGTCATGGTGAGGAGTATCAAAAGGAATATGTGTCCACTGAACGATCTGCGCAGGAGCTCCTGGAGTATATAAGAAAGCATTGCGATGGGCATGTATTTGCTTTAGGCGGAGTCTCTCTTGGTGGGCAGATTGTCATGGAGTTACTTTCGTTAGATGCTCATATTGCTGATAAAGTAATTATTGACGGAAGTCTATGTATACCACAACCTAAACTAGCAAAAATGAGCATCGCCTTTGTAAAATGTTTTGGGAAGTTGATGTTCGGTAAGGCAGCATGTAAAATGCAACTGAAACTCATGAAAAAGATGTATCCTAAGATGGCTTATCCAGAAGAATTAGAACACTACTATTTGGAAGATATGCCACGATTGCCGATGAAAACATTAGTAACGATTTATAAGACCTATATGGCCAGTTATCAATTGAAACCAGCGATTTCTGATAGTTCAGCAGAGGTTCTTTATATTTATGGAGAAAAGGAAATGAAGTGCGTGAAGGAATCGGCAAAACTATTTCAACAGATGCATCCTAATTGCACGCTGTATGAAGCAAAGGGGTATAATCACGGATATTTATCCACTTATCTTCCCTTGGAGTGGATGGAATTAGTAACACCATTTTTAGAAAGAAATGAGTAG
- a CDS encoding sensor histidine kinase: MKYFYQQLFGFLSVVLVTIVACGILFYNVMSNNIYTQRSQQLQSYAKGIIASEMSYADIKKIGTALKEENVTIAIFDEQNNMTFPSKHPASENSLSEEELNHLKNGSAINLKEVQTDFSGDPVENLLTVYYPIIKEKQYKGYVALASPISRIQTEVRELRNSMFIAFGAAGIIGMLMSFIFANYQNRRINKLRQATHKISEGDFDVQLKVDSQDEFDELMLDFNSMARSLREMEKEVERQENVRRQFMMDVAHEMRTPLTTMNGLLDGLKYNMVPESRRGRSLELISSETQRLIRLVNENLDYEKIRSNQIVLVQHRFAGLGAIRAVVEQMQALTKVKNNEISYECDPEFSVYADYDRFVQILVNITKNANQFTDDGKIVVKAWNDGKKAIVEISDTGIGIDKREINEIWERFYKADISRKSTKYGESGLGLAIVKSLVDSHHGRISVRSEIGQGTTFRVVFPGEPELS, encoded by the coding sequence ATGAAGTACTTTTATCAGCAACTATTTGGGTTCCTTTCCGTTGTATTGGTAACCATTGTTGCTTGTGGAATTCTTTTCTATAATGTAATGAGCAATAATATCTACACGCAAAGATCGCAACAATTGCAGTCTTATGCCAAAGGGATTATTGCTTCTGAGATGAGCTATGCGGATATTAAAAAAATAGGGACGGCTTTAAAAGAAGAAAATGTCACTATTGCGATTTTTGACGAACAAAATAATATGACTTTTCCGTCGAAGCATCCTGCTAGTGAAAACTCGTTATCAGAAGAGGAGTTAAATCACCTAAAAAACGGGTCTGCCATTAACTTAAAAGAGGTTCAAACAGACTTCTCTGGAGATCCTGTAGAAAACTTATTGACCGTTTATTATCCGATTATTAAAGAAAAGCAATATAAAGGATATGTCGCTTTAGCGAGTCCTATCAGTCGTATCCAAACAGAGGTGAGAGAACTCAGAAACTCGATGTTTATCGCGTTTGGTGCGGCAGGAATTATCGGAATGTTGATGAGCTTTATTTTTGCGAACTATCAAAACAGACGCATTAATAAATTACGTCAAGCCACCCATAAAATTTCTGAAGGGGACTTTGATGTTCAGTTAAAAGTGGATAGCCAAGATGAGTTTGACGAATTGATGCTAGACTTTAATAGCATGGCGCGTTCCTTACGTGAAATGGAAAAAGAAGTCGAGCGACAAGAAAATGTTCGTAGGCAATTTATGATGGACGTGGCTCATGAAATGAGAACACCTCTAACAACGATGAACGGCTTGTTAGATGGCTTGAAATACAATATGGTTCCAGAATCTAGAAGGGGACGTTCGCTCGAACTCATTTCAAGTGAGACACAACGATTGATTCGACTCGTCAATGAGAATCTGGATTATGAAAAGATTCGTTCAAACCAAATCGTGTTAGTGCAACATCGTTTTGCAGGCCTTGGAGCGATCCGAGCGGTTGTGGAACAAATGCAAGCACTGACTAAAGTGAAAAATAATGAAATCTCTTATGAATGTGATCCAGAGTTTAGTGTATATGCGGATTATGACCGTTTTGTACAAATTTTGGTGAATATTACGAAAAACGCAAACCAATTTACCGATGATGGTAAAATCGTGGTGAAAGCTTGGAACGATGGTAAAAAAGCCATTGTTGAAATTTCAGATACGGGAATTGGAATTGACAAGAGAGAAATTAATGAAATCTGGGAACGTTTCTATAAAGCAGACATTTCCAGAAAGAGTACGAAGTATGGAGAAAGTGGGCTAGGACTGGCGATTGTTAAATCACTAGTGGATAGTCATCATGGTAGAATCTCTGTACGAAGTGAAATCGGTCAAGGGACTACATTTAGAGTAGTGTTCCCTGGGGAGCCGGAATTATCATAG
- the rplJ gene encoding 50S ribosomal protein L10 — translation MSEAIIAKKAQQVAEVAEQFKNASSVVVVDYLGITVEQATNLRSELRKAGVQFAVVKNSILSRAAKEAGLEGMDDVFKGPSAVAFSNEDVVAPAKILADFAKKVEALEIKAGVVEGKVSSKEEIEALAKLPSREGLLSMLLSVLQAPVRNTALAIKAVADQKDGAAA, via the coding sequence ATGAGTGAAGCAATCATTGCTAAAAAAGCACAACAAGTTGCAGAAGTTGCTGAACAGTTCAAAAACGCATCATCAGTTGTTGTTGTTGACTATTTAGGAATTACTGTAGAACAAGCTACAAATCTACGTTCAGAATTACGTAAAGCAGGTGTACAATTTGCCGTTGTTAAAAACAGCATTTTATCACGTGCAGCTAAAGAAGCTGGTTTAGAAGGAATGGATGACGTTTTCAAAGGACCATCAGCTGTAGCTTTCAGTAACGAAGATGTAGTAGCTCCTGCTAAAATCTTAGCTGACTTTGCTAAAAAAGTTGAAGCTTTAGAAATTAAAGCAGGTGTGGTTGAGGGTAAAGTTTCTTCAAAAGAAGAAATCGAAGCTCTTGCAAAACTACCAAGCCGCGAAGGGTTACTTTCAATGCTATTATCAGTATTACAAGCACCAGTTCGCAACACTGCATTGGCAATCAAAGCCGTTGCAGATCAAAAAGATGGCGCAGCAGCTTAA
- a CDS encoding helix-turn-helix domain-containing protein, whose amino-acid sequence MDKERGQKRLKKLSKRVLEEKFTFVLQVLNGKTLTEVSFSEGISDGLLSSWVHKYQTYGYNGLKNKKRGRPLSKEPIMNKKSCT is encoded by the coding sequence ATCGACAAGGAACGTGGGCAGAAACGCCTAAAAAAGTTAAGCAAAAGAGTTTTAGAAGAAAAATTCACATTTGTTCTACAGGTTTTAAATGGGAAAACTCTTACAGAAGTTTCTTTTTCAGAAGGAATTAGTGATGGATTATTAAGTTCTTGGGTCCACAAGTATCAAACTTATGGATATAATGGTCTAAAGAATAAGAAAAGAGGGCGACCATTATCTAAGGAGCCTATTATGAATAAAAAAAGCTGTACCTGA
- the rplK gene encoding 50S ribosomal protein L11 has translation MAKKVVKLVKLQIPAGKATPAPPVGPALGQAQVNIMGFCKEFNARTADQAGLIIPVVISVYEDRSFDFICKTPPAAVLLKKAAKVEKGSGEPNKKKVATVTRDQVREIAELKAPDLNAADVEAAMRMVEGTARSMGFVVEG, from the coding sequence GTGGCTAAAAAAGTTGTAAAACTAGTTAAATTACAAATTCCTGCAGGTAAAGCAACTCCAGCTCCACCAGTAGGTCCAGCTTTAGGTCAAGCACAAGTGAACATCATGGGATTCTGTAAAGAATTCAATGCTCGTACAGCTGACCAAGCAGGTTTAATCATTCCGGTTGTGATTTCAGTTTATGAAGACCGTTCATTCGACTTCATCTGTAAAACACCACCAGCAGCAGTATTATTAAAGAAAGCTGCTAAAGTAGAAAAAGGTTCAGGCGAACCAAACAAGAAAAAAGTTGCTACTGTAACTCGTGATCAAGTTAGAGAAATTGCTGAATTAAAAGCACCTGACTTAAATGCAGCAGACGTAGAAGCTGCTATGCGCATGGTCGAAGGTACAGCCCGTTCAATGGGATTTGTAGTAGAAGGCTAA
- a CDS encoding alpha/beta hydrolase, with product MSLTSHIVRTLFTIGDLKRDLGWVPPTNVETVENLSYGSCDKWHLLDLYRPKDKEGKLPVLLNIHGGAWVYGDKKVYAPYCMYLAAQGFAVVNASYRLAPKHTFPAPLEDVGSIMEWVVTNAKEYRLDPSNLFLVGDSAGAHLATAYTAIQLNQEYAKAFPGITVSKKLVPKALVLNCGVFDMEGEVEHRGVLLTPFLTDILGEKPTGSSIKKMSPVRYITPDFPPVYLATSNGDFLRKHSHRLKEVLEQKQIDFVFKEYGNNKKTQGHVFHLNLKNKVGQTCNQEQIKFVRKIMER from the coding sequence ATGTCACTTACGAGTCATATTGTCCGTACGTTATTTACCATCGGGGACTTAAAACGAGACTTGGGTTGGGTTCCACCAACGAATGTAGAGACTGTTGAAAATTTATCTTATGGATCCTGCGACAAGTGGCATCTGCTGGATCTCTATCGTCCAAAAGACAAGGAAGGCAAATTGCCTGTACTCCTTAATATTCACGGAGGCGCTTGGGTTTACGGGGATAAGAAGGTATACGCTCCGTATTGTATGTATTTAGCTGCTCAGGGGTTTGCAGTGGTAAATGCTAGCTACCGACTTGCGCCAAAGCATACTTTTCCAGCTCCTTTAGAAGATGTAGGAAGCATTATGGAGTGGGTTGTTACGAATGCAAAAGAGTACCGCCTTGATCCAAGCAATCTCTTTTTAGTAGGAGACTCTGCAGGAGCGCATTTAGCAACAGCGTACACGGCGATTCAATTAAACCAGGAGTATGCCAAAGCCTTTCCAGGAATTACAGTGTCCAAGAAGCTTGTTCCAAAGGCGCTCGTGTTAAATTGCGGAGTCTTTGATATGGAAGGGGAAGTAGAACATAGAGGAGTGCTATTAACGCCGTTCTTAACGGATATTCTTGGAGAAAAGCCAACAGGATCTTCTATTAAGAAAATGAGCCCGGTTCGTTACATTACACCAGATTTTCCACCTGTATACTTAGCCACTAGTAATGGGGATTTCCTACGAAAGCATTCGCACCGATTGAAAGAAGTGTTGGAGCAAAAGCAAATTGATTTTGTATTTAAAGAGTACGGGAATAACAAGAAAACCCAGGGACATGTATTCCATTTGAATTTAAAGAATAAAGTGGGACAAACTTGTAATCAAGAGCAGATCAAATTCGTTCGAAAAATCATGGAACGGTAA
- the rplL gene encoding 50S ribosomal protein L7/L12 — protein sequence MALNIEQIIADIKEATVLELNDLVKAIEEEFGVTAAAPVAVVAGGAGEAAEEKTDFTVELTSAGDQKIKVIKVVREATGLGLKEAKALVDGAPGVLKEGVAKEEAEALKAQLEEVGASVTLK from the coding sequence ATGGCATTAAACATTGAACAAATCATTGCTGACATTAAAGAAGCAACTGTATTAGAATTAAACGACTTAGTAAAAGCTATCGAAGAAGAATTTGGCGTAACAGCAGCAGCTCCTGTAGCTGTAGTAGCAGGTGGCGCTGGTGAAGCTGCAGAAGAAAAAACTGACTTCACTGTAGAATTAACTTCTGCTGGAGACCAAAAAATTAAAGTAATCAAAGTTGTTCGTGAAGCAACTGGATTAGGATTAAAAGAAGCTAAAGCATTAGTTGATGGCGCTCCTGGCGTATTAAAAGAAGGCGTAGCTAAAGAAGAAGCTGAAGCATTAAAAGCTCAATTAGAAGAAGTTGGCGCTTCAGTAACATTAAAATAA
- a CDS encoding IS3 family transposase, with protein sequence MFYGLEKEYSTFKEFQTAIKDYIDYYNNKRIQEKTKWMSLFNTGKHPCVQLNY encoded by the coding sequence ATGTTCTATGGTTTGGAAAAGGAATATTCTACCTTTAAGGAATTTCAAACGGCAATTAAAGATTACATAGATTATTACAATAACAAAAGAATTCAAGAAAAAACAAAATGGATGTCCCTGTTCAATACAGGGAAACATCCATGCGTTCAGCTTAATTATTAA
- a CDS encoding NYN domain-containing protein has protein sequence MKKQLYIVDGYNMIGAWPELVALKKQDDLESARDLLIQRCSNFQKFENIEVWIVFDAQFVPGITQSFDQAQVKVIFTSEGETADSYIERTVSEMNTRLVQVSVATSDLAEQWLIFQKGALRKSARDFYKELESSRDKQTELTRHFHQKGNGRRNPWSDAQLSLLNHLRFSLGSKKRKE, from the coding sequence TTGAAAAAGCAACTCTATATTGTAGATGGTTACAATATGATTGGAGCGTGGCCGGAACTGGTCGCTTTAAAGAAGCAAGACGACTTAGAGAGCGCGCGAGATTTACTCATTCAACGCTGCTCGAATTTTCAGAAGTTTGAAAATATCGAAGTCTGGATTGTGTTCGACGCCCAATTTGTACCAGGGATTACGCAGTCGTTTGACCAAGCGCAAGTGAAAGTGATTTTCACCTCTGAAGGAGAAACGGCCGATAGCTATATTGAACGCACCGTTTCCGAAATGAACACGCGACTCGTACAAGTGTCTGTTGCCACTAGCGACTTGGCAGAGCAGTGGCTTATCTTCCAAAAAGGAGCGCTTCGAAAGTCTGCACGGGATTTTTATAAGGAATTAGAGAGCAGTCGCGATAAACAGACGGAGCTTACGCGTCATTTTCATCAAAAAGGAAACGGCAGAAGAAATCCGTGGAGTGACGCTCAACTGTCCTTATTGAATCACTTGAGATTCAGTTTAGGGTCTAAGAAACGGAAGGAATAG
- a CDS encoding VanZ family protein yields MYLLGPFYRWIVEIFADRVNHLPLVRLFIFSLDHAIVLFIGWLIVWSISLLFRKRKRIVWKWELYRNLFIFYLILLSQVTIFRNLDESFTVEFVMHPLSDIMWVPFVDSIKLFMQGSIFAAYYNVVGNIVWFMPLGFFCGMLYGSKKGESRSLKYGFLTSFFIEFAQFIFYTGVSHIDDIICNVLGSWLGFLLYRLIKKRRKK; encoded by the coding sequence ATGTATTTATTAGGTCCATTCTATCGATGGATAGTAGAGATTTTTGCGGACCGAGTGAACCATCTTCCACTTGTTCGTTTGTTTATTTTTAGCTTAGACCACGCTATCGTCCTTTTTATAGGATGGTTGATCGTTTGGTCTATTTCTTTATTGTTTAGAAAAAGAAAACGAATTGTGTGGAAATGGGAACTCTATCGCAATTTATTTATCTTCTATTTAATCCTACTTTCCCAGGTGACGATTTTTAGAAACTTGGATGAATCCTTTACCGTGGAATTTGTCATGCATCCACTCTCAGATATTATGTGGGTTCCATTTGTGGATAGTATCAAACTCTTTATGCAAGGTTCGATATTTGCAGCGTATTATAATGTAGTGGGAAATATTGTTTGGTTTATGCCACTTGGTTTCTTCTGCGGGATGCTGTATGGAAGTAAAAAAGGAGAATCGCGCTCGCTGAAATACGGGTTCTTGACCTCGTTTTTCATCGAGTTTGCACAGTTTATATTTTATACAGGGGTCAGCCATATTGATGACATTATTTGTAATGTTCTAGGCAGTTGGCTGGGATTTCTCTTGTATCGGTTGATTAAGAAGCGGAGGAAAAAATAA
- a CDS encoding response regulator transcription factor has protein sequence MHVLMIEDTEAVCEMMEMFFENEGWKASFYHDGKEGFDAFMENQSKWGIVILDVNLPSMDGMQICRQIRQVNQAVPIVMLTARDSESDQVIGLEIGADDYVAKPFSAVTIMARIKALLRRTQRSSASGSGALSTFDVETDHVKINTKTHEAFIDGKQIENLTPKEFDLLMVMAKHQRQVFTREHLLTKIWEDPFYGDERTVDAHIKKLRQKIEAVGPHVIHTVWGVGYKFDDSEL, from the coding sequence ATGCATGTTTTAATGATTGAAGATACAGAAGCAGTTTGCGAAATGATGGAAATGTTTTTTGAAAACGAAGGCTGGAAAGCAAGTTTCTATCATGATGGAAAAGAAGGCTTCGATGCTTTTATGGAAAATCAATCCAAATGGGGCATTGTGATTTTAGATGTAAACTTACCTAGCATGGATGGCATGCAAATTTGCCGTCAAATCCGTCAGGTAAATCAAGCTGTTCCAATCGTGATGCTGACAGCTCGTGATTCTGAAAGTGACCAAGTCATTGGTCTTGAAATCGGAGCGGACGACTATGTAGCAAAACCATTTAGCGCGGTAACGATTATGGCGCGTATTAAAGCTCTTTTACGTCGTACACAAAGATCATCAGCTTCAGGTAGCGGGGCATTGTCAACGTTCGATGTAGAAACAGACCATGTCAAAATCAATACGAAGACGCATGAAGCGTTTATCGATGGAAAACAAATCGAAAACTTAACGCCAAAAGAGTTTGACTTATTAATGGTGATGGCGAAACATCAACGCCAAGTATTCACCCGTGAACATCTATTAACAAAAATCTGGGAAGATCCATTCTACGGGGATGAACGTACAGTAGATGCTCATATTAAGAAACTTCGTCAAAAGATTGAAGCTGTAGGACCACACGTGATTCATACAGTTTGGGGCGTAGGGTATAAATTTGATGATAGCGAGTTGTAA
- a CDS encoding class I SAM-dependent rRNA methyltransferase, giving the protein MTGKIVVKSKTASSIKKGSPLISQMDLAQELRADEGEVVKVVDQQHRFLGMAYVGFQNKGVAWVYSREEDEALDDAFFSGIFKTAFWNRRALLHSDDTTAFRLFNGEGDGFGGVTIDWYDGFIVVSWYSEGVYHYRDLILTQALGAFEGVKGVYEKIRFKNEADLPESRFVGGTEAPEPLIVLENGVKYATYMNEGLMTGIFLDQREVRETIRQRYSAGRTVLNTFSYTGAFSVAAAMGGATKTTCVDVANRSLEKTKEQFAVNGIDPETQQIYVMDVFDYFKYALKKQLTFDTVVVDPPSFARTKKRTFSVVKDYGTLVAQITPLVAPKGTLVLSTNAANVTESQFQQMIEQGIREADGNRRYRIVLKKGLPSDFAVPASTPLSDYLKVFFIEFNN; this is encoded by the coding sequence ATGACGGGAAAGATTGTCGTAAAAAGTAAAACGGCATCGAGCATCAAAAAAGGAAGTCCACTGATTAGTCAGATGGACCTTGCGCAAGAACTTCGCGCAGATGAAGGTGAAGTAGTAAAAGTTGTTGACCAACAACATCGATTCTTAGGAATGGCGTATGTCGGATTCCAAAACAAGGGGGTTGCGTGGGTCTATAGCCGCGAGGAAGACGAAGCGTTGGATGATGCGTTCTTTAGTGGCATCTTCAAAACCGCCTTCTGGAATCGCCGTGCCCTCCTGCATTCTGACGATACGACAGCGTTTCGTCTCTTTAATGGGGAAGGCGATGGCTTTGGCGGAGTGACAATCGACTGGTATGACGGGTTTATTGTCGTTTCTTGGTACAGCGAAGGCGTGTATCATTATCGTGACTTGATTTTAACGCAGGCGCTTGGGGCATTTGAAGGTGTCAAAGGGGTCTACGAAAAGATTCGTTTTAAAAACGAAGCGGATTTACCAGAAAGTAGGTTTGTTGGTGGGACAGAAGCGCCAGAACCACTGATTGTGCTAGAAAATGGCGTTAAATACGCGACTTATATGAACGAAGGACTAATGACCGGTATCTTTTTGGACCAACGTGAAGTCCGTGAAACCATCCGTCAGCGCTACAGTGCCGGTCGGACCGTGTTAAATACATTTAGTTATACGGGTGCTTTTTCTGTAGCCGCAGCGATGGGAGGAGCGACTAAAACAACGTGTGTGGATGTTGCTAACCGTAGCCTGGAGAAAACAAAAGAACAATTTGCAGTAAACGGCATTGACCCTGAGACACAACAAATCTATGTCATGGACGTTTTTGATTATTTCAAATACGCGTTGAAGAAACAGTTGACATTCGATACCGTTGTGGTCGACCCACCAAGCTTTGCACGTACGAAGAAGCGTACTTTTTCTGTAGTAAAAGATTACGGGACACTAGTGGCGCAAATCACCCCATTAGTCGCACCAAAAGGCACGCTTGTGTTATCTACAAACGCAGCGAATGTGACTGAATCCCAGTTCCAACAAATGATTGAACAGGGGATTCGTGAAGCAGACGGTAATCGTCGCTATCGCATTGTCTTGAAGAAAGGCTTACCAAGCGATTTTGCAGTACCAGCATCGACTCCGCTGAGCGATTATCTCAAAGTTTTCTTTATTGAATTTAACAATTAG
- a CDS encoding IS3 family transposase produces MKMAKSTYYFELTKVDVVAEKNGVLLSEIKKIFHENKGRYGVRRIYQELCRKGYVVNHKRVQRLMHVNGLFGKRPKEKYHSYQGNVGKVADNIINREFTADRPLQKWSTDVS; encoded by the coding sequence ATGAAAATGGCTAAATCTACTTACTATTTTGAATTAACTAAAGTTGATGTAGTGGCTGAGAAGAATGGTGTTTTATTATCAGAAATCAAAAAAATATTTCATGAAAATAAAGGTAGATATGGCGTTAGAAGAATTTACCAAGAACTTTGCCGTAAAGGTTACGTAGTTAATCATAAAAGAGTTCAACGTCTTATGCATGTAAATGGATTGTTTGGGAAACGCCCTAAAGAAAAATACCATTCTTATCAAGGCAATGTTGGGAAAGTTGCTGATAATATTATTAACAGAGAGTTTACGGCCGATAGGCCACTTCAAAAATGGAGTACAGATGTTTCTTAA